A portion of the Carya illinoinensis cultivar Pawnee chromosome 11, C.illinoinensisPawnee_v1, whole genome shotgun sequence genome contains these proteins:
- the LOC122281602 gene encoding conserved oligomeric Golgi complex subunit 6 — translation MATSAVGLAPGLSRKLKKVLECRTDSPDLVSSLSTLSTFYTENNPRSRRNLKSAIETRALQINLEFLRASEAAQQALDRVEEEVNSLSDCCDRIAKALNSCSASTGDIISTTERLKQELEITTQRQEIVSCFLRDYQLSNEEINALREEELSDNFFKALTHVQEIHANCKILLRTHHQRAGLELMDMMAVYQEAAYERLCRWVQAECRKLGDTDNPEVSELLKTAVRCLKERPVLFKYCAEEVANMRHNALFRRFISALTRGGPGGLPRPIEVHAHDPLRYVGDMLGWLHQALASERELVLALLDPDAVVDTGPTANRFSKRLESDFAKTESDLTFVLDRIFEGVCRPFKVRVEQVLQSQPSLIISYKLSNTLEFYSYTISDLLGRETALCNTLWALKDAAQKTFFDILKTRGEKLLRYPPLVALDLSPPPAVREGVSVLLEIIQTHNSMMVPASGNFDPVISALLDPIIQMCEQAAEAHKSKGANYSSRRSRMSSDTGQMSKSSVDAILSNSSSALSSQNNETPSKIFLINCLSAIQQPLYGHEVAAEYVKNLRAMINNHLRILVEKEVDSILGRCGLSQKMHHFHSSLNKEAGKTAIWAPLAELEETSPASLSDCLKAFFGLVLRSETSLPEFEQMQVPKLRSEACIQVAQSLVEVYELIYEAIMDPENRYPDPKSLARHPPDQIRTILGI, via the exons ATGGCGACGTCGGCGGTTGGATTGGCGCCGGGGCTATCTCGGAAACTGAAGAAGGTGTTGGAATGTCGGACGGACTCGCCGGATCTAGTGTCTTCTCTGAGCACTCTGTCTACGTTCTACACGGAGAACAACCCTCGGTCTCGGCGCAACCTGAAGAGTGCCATCGAAACCCGTGCCCTCCAAATCAACCTTGAGTTCCTCCGAGCCTCCGAAGCTGCCCAACAGGCCCTCGATCGCGTCGAGGAAGAGGTCAACTCCCTCTCCGACTGTTGTGACAG GATTGCGAAGGCATTGAACAGTTGCAGTGCTAGCACGGGAGATATTATTAGTACAACGGAGAGGCTCAAACAGGAACTTGAAATTACTACACAAAGACAAGAGATCGTTTCGTGCTTCCTTCGTGATTATCAGCTCTCCAATGAAGAG ATAAATGCACTAAGGGAGGAAGAGCTCAGTGATAACTTTTTCAAGGCGCTTACTCATGTTCAAGAAATTCATGCCAACTGCAAGATCTTGCTAAGAACGCATCACCAG CGGGCAGGCTTGGAGCTCATGGATATGATGGCTGTATACCAAGAAGCAGCCTATGAGCGCTTGTGCAG GTGGGTTCAAGCAGAGTGTAGAAAATTAGGTGACACTGATAATCCTGAAGTTAGTGAGCTTTTGAAAACAGCAGTTCGCTGCCTCAAGGAGCGCCCTgttcttttcaagtattgtgcAGAAGAG GTGGCAAATATGAGGCATAATGCATTGTTTAGAAGGTTTATAAGTGCTCTTACGCGTGGAGGACCTGGTGGATTGCCTCGGCCCATTGAAGTGCATGCACATGATCCTTTACGATATGTGGGGGACATGCTAGGGTGGCTGCATCAG GCTTTAGCATCTGAACGAGAACTTGTTCTTGCATTACTCGATCCAGATGCTGTGGTAGATACTGGACCAACTGCAAACCGATTTTCCAAGAGGCTGGAGAGTGATTTTGCAAAGACGGAGTCTGACTTGACATTTGTTTTGGATAGAATTTTTGAAGGTGTTTGCCGGCCATTTAAAGTGAGAGTTGAACAAGTTTTACAGTCTCAACCTAGtcttataatttcatataaactcAGTAATACGCTGGAGTTCTACAGCTACACT ATATCAGATTTACTTGGGAGAGAAACAGCTCTCTGTAATACTCTTTGGGCACTGAAGGATGCAGCTCAGAAAACATTTTTTGATATTCTGAAAACTCGTGGAGAGAAGCTTTTACGGTATCCTCCCCTCGTTGCTTTGGATCTTTCCCCTCCTCCTGCAGTAAGAGAAGGAGTCTCTGTACTTCTTGAAATCATCCAGACCCATAACAGCATGATGGTTCCTGCTTCAGGGAATTTTGATCCAGTGATATCTGCTTTACTTGATCCTATTATTCAG ATGTGTGAGCAAGCTGCAGAGGCACACAAGTCGAAGGGAGCCAATTACTCATCAAGAAGAAGTAGAATGAGTTCTGACACGGGTCAAATGAGTAAATCATCAGTTGATGCTATCTTGTCAAATAGCAGCTCTGCTCTGTCCTCCCAG AATAATGAAACTCCTTCAAAGATCTTCCTCATCAACTGCTTGTCTGCCATCCAACAACCATTGTATGGACATGAGGTTGCAGCTGAATATGTGAAGAACTTGAGAGCAATGATAAATAATCACTTGCGCATCCTTGTGGAAAAAGAAGTTGATTCCATCTTAGGAAGATGTGGCCTGTCTCAAAAGATGCATCACTTCCATAGTTCACTGAACAAAGAGGCCGGCAAGACAGCAATTTGGGCCCCTTTAGCAGAATTAGAGGAAACATCTCCAGCTTCTCTTTCAGATTGCTTGAAGGCTTTCTTTGGGCTAGTATTAAGAAGTGAGACTTCTCTGCCAGAATTTGAGCAGATGCAGGTTCCAAAGCTGCGATCGGAAGCTTGTATCCAGGTTGCTCAATCACTGGTTGAAGTTTATGAACTTATATATGAGGCAATCATGGATCCTGAGAATCGCTATCCGGACCCCAAATCGCTGGCAAGGCATCCTCCTGATCAGATAAGGACCATTTTAGGAATATGA